CCGGCGGCAGCGTCTCCTCCAGCTTCTGGTCGGACCCGGTCAATGGCTCCTCCTATGAAGTGCAGATCCTCGCCCCCCCGGCGAAGGTCGATTCATCGGAAATGTTGCTCCAGCTCCCCATCCGTCCATCCGGCGGAGGGGAGCCGGTCCTGCTCGGCGCGTTCGCCAAACTCAGCGAACGGAAGAATCCAGCCAGCGTCTCCCGCTCCACCATGCTCCCCACCTACACCGTGGTGGCGAACCTCCAGGACCGCGACCTGGGAGCGGTGACCACGGATCTCGAAAAGATCCTCACGGACCTCCGGAAACATCTCAAGCCCAGCAACCGCATCGAGCTGGCGGGCCAGGCCGCGTTGATGCGCTCCGCCTACGGTGAGCTTCTCACCGGTCTGGTGCTTTCCGCGGTGCTCGTCTTCCTGGTCATGGTGGTGAACTTCCAGTCATGGTCCATGCCTTTCATCGCCATCAGCGGTCTGCCCGTCGCTGTCTCCGGCGCGGCATTCGCCCTCTGGCTCACCGGCACCCCGTTGAGCGTCCCCGCGCTCATGGGCATCATCATGGTGGTGGGGGTCTCCACGGCGAACAGCGTGCTTGTGACCAGCTTCGCCCGCGACCGGTGGGCGGATGGACTTGCCGGCCCCGCCGCCGCACTGGAAGCGGCCACCACCCGCCTCCGGCCGGTGATGATGACCGCCATGGCGATGATCCTGGGCGTCATTCCCATGGCCATCGGCCACGGGGAGGGCGGGGAGCAGAACGCCCCGCTGGGCCGCGCGGTCATCGGCGGCCTCGTCTTCGGCACCATGGCATCCCTTTTCCTCGTGCCCACCGTCTTCGCCTGGATGAAGCGCCGCATCCACTCGGACAAGCCACATCCCGCCGACACCGTCACGGCAGGGCCACCCGCCCATTGAAATCGCCCGTTCCTGAACTACACTCCAGCCCGTCACTCCTTCATTCCATGAAATCCACCGCCGCATCCCTGTTCCTCGCGCTTTCCGCGATCCACAGTGCGACCGCCCAGCAACCGGCCGAAGTCCGCACCGCCCACCCCGCCGCTCCGGAGGGCGAAGTCGTGCTTCAGGCGACCGGACGCACCGCTCCGGCGAAGCAAGCCCGCCTTTTCTCCCGCGCCACCGGCATCATCAGCGAGCGCCGCGTCGATATCGGCGACCGGGTGAAGGAAGGGGACATCCTCGCCGTCATCGCCGCCCCTGAGATTCTCCACGGGATCGACGCCGCGAAAGCGAAGGTGGAACAGATGAAGGCCCGCAAGGAACTGGCCGCAGCCCTGCTTTCCCGCGGTGAATCCCTCGCCGCCAGCAACGCCTTTTCAAAAGAGACTCTGGACGAACGGCGCTCCACCACCAAAACCGCCGAGGCGGACCTGCTCGCCGCCGAAGCGGATCTGCGCTCGCTGGAGGAAATGCAGCGCTTCCTGATCATCCGCGCGCCCTTCGACGGCACCATCACGGCACGCCGCGTGGACACCGGGGATCATGTGATCGGGGACCAGGCATCGGAGAACGCCTGGCTCTTTGACATCGCGCAGTTGAAGGAACTCCGCATGGTCCTTTTCGTTCCGCCTGCGACCGCCCTGCGGATCCACAATGGCGAGGATGCGAGCGTCCATTTCAGCGACATCCCGGGCCGGGAGTTTTCCGGAAAAGTCAGCCGGTCCAGCGGCATGATCGACAGCGTCTCCGGCACCATGCAGGTGGAACTCACCCTTCCGAACGCGGATTTCACCCTGCCAGCGGGACTTTCCGGCATCGCCAAAATCAAATCGCAGGCGGCAAACGCGGTTCTCATGATCCCGTCGAATGCCGTCGCCAACCGCGACGGCATTCCGAACGTCGCCTTGGTGGAGAACGGCAAGGTGAAATTCCAGGCCATCAAGCCGGGCCGCACCATCGGGCCGAAAATTGAGATCCTTTCCGGCATCACCGCGGAAGGCCAGGTCATCATCAGCCCGAACTCCCTGCTGCGCGACGGAGATCCCGTGAACGCCACTCCGATGGCCGTCGCCGTGAAGAAAGGTTCCTGATTTGCTGGCATTCGGAGATTTCACCGGGCGATGATCGCGCGGATGAAATCCCGCCTGCTGTTCGTGGCGATGAGCGGGGTCCGCGTCCGTGACCCCGGGCTACTTGCTTTGGGCCTGACGCTCCCGGGGTTCGTCGAACGCAGCAAGGTCATCGCCTCCCTGCCCAGCCTGGGTCTGCTGACGCTGGCGGCACGGACGCCCGATGACTGGGACATCGCTTACCGGGAATACGACGAGCTGCCGGAAAACGCCGCTGAATCCATCCGGGATGAAGGATTCGGAGTCGTCGCGCTCTCCTCCCTCACCGCCCGGATCACGGAGACCTACCGCC
The nucleotide sequence above comes from Akkermansiaceae bacterium. Encoded proteins:
- a CDS encoding efflux RND transporter periplasmic adaptor subunit, which gives rise to MKSTAASLFLALSAIHSATAQQPAEVRTAHPAAPEGEVVLQATGRTAPAKQARLFSRATGIISERRVDIGDRVKEGDILAVIAAPEILHGIDAAKAKVEQMKARKELAAALLSRGESLAASNAFSKETLDERRSTTKTAEADLLAAEADLRSLEEMQRFLIIRAPFDGTITARRVDTGDHVIGDQASENAWLFDIAQLKELRMVLFVPPATALRIHNGEDASVHFSDIPGREFSGKVSRSSGMIDSVSGTMQVELTLPNADFTLPAGLSGIAKIKSQAANAVLMIPSNAVANRDGIPNVALVENGKVKFQAIKPGRTIGPKIEILSGITAEGQVIISPNSLLRDGDPVNATPMAVAVKKGS